Proteins encoded within one genomic window of Tigriopus californicus strain San Diego chromosome 12, Tcal_SD_v2.1, whole genome shotgun sequence:
- the LOC131891404 gene encoding uncharacterized protein LOC131891404 — translation MKSFMVPVIMALLGFALVTLADFGKMKAEEAQIIDNFESGMFDEFISIETEVNDSDVDDKDLEDMDGDEDRLLQCAWCRLRCMAQCAVAPNGTCTCTKMFLGIFPISTTSIPCT, via the exons ATGAAGAGTTTTATGGTTCCTGTAATCATGGCCTTGCTTGGCTTTGCCCTCGTGACCTTGGCTGactttggaaaaatgaaagctGAGGAAGCCCAAATCATTGATAACTTTGAGAGTGGCATGTTTGACGAATTCATTTCCATAGAGACTGAAGTCAACGATTCCGATGTGGACGATAAGGATCTTGAAGACATGGATGGGGATGAAGATAG GCTCCTTCAATGTGCATGGTGTCGCTTGAGATGTATGGCCCAATGTGCCGTAGCTCCCAATGGAACTTGTACTTGCACCAAGATGTTCCTCGGTATCTTCCCAATATCAACCACCTCAATTCCTTGTACATAG